One Indicator indicator isolate 239-I01 chromosome 9, UM_Iind_1.1, whole genome shotgun sequence genomic window carries:
- the LOC128969097 gene encoding taste receptor type 2 member 9-like: MAACYSQEKFNVTSYNAVSFAIITIQTFAGWWINGIIVSMLCVSWMKKKIFNSNEKIVLVLGSCRFVDFCFTWVYSFLSIIYPHFIYVHPMPQIFSSILSFLHSINVWVSACLCVFYCIKIANFQHTFFIYLKIKIDRVVPWMLFGSVLLALVMAVFSYDVTDRAIFKNINSTDTIIIGTLSVRTDEHIFVMFLISAFVLTTAFMVVIFSTLLLLFSLWRHKRRMQANSMRNLNMDAHIKAIKSILFFFCIYSISFTGFILILFYATKKEYLQLFFISIFQPALSGFHSLILIFSNPKLEKTFLRTLSCFKLKFHKG, encoded by the coding sequence ATGGCAGCGTGTTACTCTCAAGAGAAATTTAATGTCACTTCATACAATGCCGTGTCTTTTGCCATTATCACAATCCAGACATTTGCTGGCTGGTGGATAAATGGTATCATTGTTTCTATGCTGTGTGTTTCttggatgaaaaagaaaatctttaatTCTAATGAGAAGATCGTGCTGGTTCTGGGGTCCTGCAGGTTTGTGGATTTTTGCTTTACATGGGTGTATTCATTTCTTTCAATAATTTATCCCCACTTCATTTATGTTCATCCCATGCCCCAAATATTTTCATCTATCCTAAGCTTTTTACATTCTATCAATGTGTGGGTTTCTGCCTGTCTTTGTGTTTTTTATTGTATAAAAATTGCAAATTTCCAGCACACCTTCTTTATTTATCTGAAGATAAAAATAGACAGGGTGGTGCCTTGGATGTTGTTTGGTTCTGTGCTCTTAGCACTGGTCATGGCAGTCTTCAGCTATGATGTGACTGACAGAGCAATCTTTAAAAACATCAATTCCACTGACACAATAATTATTGGGACACTGAGTGTCAGAACAGATGAACATATATTTGTTATGTTTTTAATCAGTGCCTTTGTTTTAACCACTGCATTCATGGTAGTCATCTTTTCtacccttctcctcctcttttctctctggaGACATAAGCGCAGGATGCAGGCAAACTCAATGAGGAATCTCAACATGGATGCCCACATCAAAGCCATAAAATCTATTCTGTTCTTCTTCTGCATTTATAGCATCAGCTTTACTGGATTCATCTTGATATTATTTTATGCCACAAAGAAAGAATATCTTcaattgtttttcatttcaatATTTCAGCCTGCTCTTTCAGGTTTTCATTCCCTTATTCTGATTTTCAGCAATCCCAAactggaaaagacatttttaaggACTCTGTCCTGTTTCAAGTTGAAGTTTCACAAGGGGTAG